DNA from Danio aesculapii chromosome 10, fDanAes4.1, whole genome shotgun sequence:
AATTGAGATTAAATCAGATTTGGaagtaatatgtttttttataattgttagtTTGCATTTCAGAACACTGGTTGATTGTTGTGGTAGCACACTGACAAGTGTCTAGTAGTAAATGTTGCAAATGATATACATGTTTCACAGTAAATCGTTAGTTACTGTATTGAGCTAAATGCTttaaatttgatcattttaatttgtaCATTGGCTAAAGGCATTTTTTTACACCACTTTTTATCCACTTTCCATTCACACAGCGATGTGGATATTTATGGCACAAAGCTCTAGTTCATGTTTTGTGTTATCAATTAAACTATTCTGGCAGTTTAAGTTACTTGAGAGGCTTCATTTAAAGTTATAAGTCTCtatatatttctaatattttaaattgtgacTTAAGGTTATTCTTTGGCAACTTAAGCTAATTTCCCTTGCAAACTTTCTGGTAGTGAGTAAAAGGCTATGGTGCACTGAATATGTTAAGCAGTTATTTATTTTCAGggggaaaaacaaaacatgatcaaATAACGTAATCCAATATGACTGGGCCACGATGACcccttttctgtaaataaacaaaaagacttACAATGTACAAATATCAACAGTTAAATTTTAACCATTCAGCTGTTCGCTGTCAGAATCCGGCATTTTTAGCATTTTAAGGTAGATCTCAAAATGCTTAGAGCTCAAGAAGGTTCCAAAGACACATTGTAGCACTAAAACAAAGGACATTTTCTTTACTACGGGTTTACTCAAATTCATCCAGAAGCGTATTATGTTCCCCTTCTCTGGCATTGGTGCACTGTTATACCTGGAAGACAATCAGAAACCATTTTTAGTTTTGCATAAATTTAGttctaatgggctatatgcacacggtcttttaatttcagccagcctcaGCGCCTCCAGTGAACAGTCATTCCATTataaaactgccatgtttaaggtccgatttctttaaaaaccagtgatcttcacttgctgatagatatatgatataaagtgggtctcgaccagacaagaaacactgcattaaattccatttttctcTGCCATGTCTTTTAAATATGAAAGTGAATTTTCCCCTTgtatattcaatggagtttctgcgttaGACTGCTGATACTGACGGTGCTAACGGTTACATGGTCCtttatctcgttttacacttgaacaactaaatgaatgcttaagtctgttaAACTAAATGCAtggtaattacattacaacattgatgctgtaaaaggaaccttatgaaattgaaaaatcACATTAAGTTTCCGCTGGAAGTTCATCATTCGTtggaaaacactagctgtgcatatagcccattataaGAATAGCAACATGTAGTGACACTGAACACTTACCTTGCAGCAAGACCAGCATTTACAGGTAAGGCCAGCAAAATTGGATAAATGCCACCCCCGACCACACCCACCAAAGCGCCTCTTATAAGGGCACAGGTTGGGCAGTTCAGGTCACCTATTATTACAATATGACATCCTTAATGATATAAAATCTTTCACTTTATTGGAGTAGTAGTGTTTGAAGTTATAaggattattattttactttctgTCCACACcatttattaagtaaaaaattgaagttattttgtttcgCCTACATGTTCCAAGTACCAGAAgtgttaatgtgcattttataAGCAGGAGCCACAGTTTTAgcctaaaaaaaaatcatattcaatgttacaatgaaataaaaaaatcacccACATCTTGAATTGCTTGGGTTTAATAACTATTTTTCCTATTTGGTGAACTAAATGCTCACGGTAAACATTAAAATGGACCAAAGTACATTTATTTGAGCCCAAAAggtgagaaataaaataaagcgtACATTTAAGTCATTTGTGAAACTTGTAGAGCTTTTTGAAGTTTGTACTGACGCATTTACGTAACGTCCCTTTAATTTACCAATGATTGGCTGATAAGGGTTCATACAGTTCAAGAGCAAAGGGTCAAAGTTGAAATCATTTGAATTGTTTAACAGACGTGCAACGTTGACGCGTGAAATATAGTGAAACTACCTGACAGCAGGGGTGTTGTGACAGTCGCCGTGTACAGTGCTGCAGTTGTCACAAAAGGAAGAACAGCCATGGGAAGACTAGAAGTAAAGAGTCCTTGGGTGACATGGAGAACTCGTCTGTAAAAGCTGTTTGCAACCATGCCAGCAATCCCAGCGTTGGCCGCCAAATACAAAGGACCACGTGAAAGCATTTTTCTGTTTGGTTTTAAACGAGAAACGTTAATCATACACAGCATTAGGGATAAACTTGCGTTGTAATACATTTGCATATAAAACGCGAACTTACCTATCACTTTCGGGGAGCCTTTCGAATTTCTTATTCAGCATTTCAATAATCATCACCCTGGATGATGTCAGGCCTTGGCTTGCATCTTTCATCGTCATAGCGTTGTCTGTCATGTTTATCTGTTGGTTCAAATTACGTTATCAAATTAACTCACAATAGTCAGATAGCTTTATAACAACGTGgtcaaaacaatgaaaatgatgCCGTTTTTAGTTTGGTGAATGAAAGACGGTTACCGTGTGAGATGGAGATGTGTTGAGGATCTTCAGCGTTTACATTATCCACATTTACCAATCAAACTAAGAATATAATTATTTCCAAATATGTAGTTTTAACACCTATTTAAGCggatatttaatgtttattaactgtagGCTATCGTTTCAAGTTAtagttttgcttaaatttaactACTGTAATTTAGTTCATTGTATTATCACGTAGACCTTCACTATGTTAGCTTGCTAAATTGATATGCATGCTGTCTTTAATGGACAGTTCTTTTGTCAGCTCCCTGTTAATAAGATATTTAATACGCAGCGTTCACGGCAAAAGACACGTCGCAAAGTTCAGACAGAAACATTTACACTTGACCTAATGACAGCCGACTGTTTTACCACTGTTTATATGTAGCTGAATGTCAAACCCTGCGTGACTTATCGCTCTCTGTTTATTTACGACTTAATTTGCGCATAGTCAGCAACGCGGCGCTGCCTTGCATTATACGACTGCTACTTACCCACGAATGAGCTTTTAAATAAGCGCTAAATTATTTCCATTCTCAGTTTAACAGTCACGGTTCTCATTGCCAGCAGGGCGCAGCCATGTCTAACCACATGTTCCAGTCAACTCTCACCCTGAGATCCAGGAACAATACGCCAATTCCTATTGGTCCGCGCGTGCGCCAACTGACAAAAAGAACGAACGCCATTGGCGGACGCGTCCTGTCAATCCCTGCGGGTCAACCCTCTCGTTGCTAAGGCGAAACGGGTgatgatgctgctgctgctgctggtgatACTGCACCCACCGTAGAGAGAGTCTGCAAACCAGCTTTGGCAAAATATGCTGTGAAGACCCACTGAAAAAATGACGGGAAGGGAGGTGAAGTTGTTCTTAACTCCATTTCGGGGCGTCTGACGAGAACATTTAGGATATTTTTGTTCAGATTGGTTTAATTACAGAGGCAAATGTGGAGCCATGCGTTATCGGGAAGCTGGATGaaacttgcaggtgttttccgACAGGCGTCGCACCGACAGGCTGCTGTTTCATGGGGGAAATACATCCTGCCTTATTTAGTTAAACGTGTCTACCCCGAGATCTGCATTTTGTAAACCGTTTTTGCCTGTTTTgccaagattttttttcttcttcttgggtCTTAAAGCTAAACTGAAAGTGGATTGCGCTGTGACCAAACAGCAAGAAGATCAccaagtcttatttttttttcatttgttttccctCACGTATAATGATCAGATCTAAAACAAAACACACGGAACTTCATTCTGCCTCTCCGTATAGAACAAGTTGTTCTTAAAGAACTGTTTACTCGCAGACATCCTTAAACTTAAGATGTCGAGCTTATTTCTTAATCACACCGTTGATAGATCTCTATATTAGGCGGTTTAGGATTTAAAATAATGCTTGATCAGCATATACTGACGGAATTTAATTCAAGGCATGCCATGTAGCCTACACGGGACTGGAGCCTTTGTAATTTGACGTCTATGGCCCCCGGGGGTAAACACTGATGTTTGGGTTTTAGTTTAGTTAGTCAATGCGCCTTTAACGTTAGTCTGAGTTTGTGTTATGGACGACGTGATTGaattatgtttatgtatttaaacACCAAAGGCATTTGAAGAGTCGCGAATATTCCAGCAGTTTAATCCTGAACACAGTCACTCACTGGAGAGTATTCTTGACATTTCCCATGGACTCATCCACGCCAATGTGCACTCGATCACTATCCACTCATACTATCGGATTATGGATTTATTTCTCATGAGCGCTCAGCATGTGTTTTCTTCTGCAAGATGTGTCGGCGCGTGTCTTTCGCTGTTTAACTTGACAATTACAGGTTTTGACCCCGAGAG
Protein-coding regions in this window:
- the tmem126a gene encoding transmembrane protein 126A, with protein sequence MTDNAMTMKDASQGLTSSRVMIIEMLNKKFERLPESDRKMLSRGPLYLAANAGIAGMVANSFYRRVLHVTQGLFTSSLPMAVLPFVTTAALYTATVTTPLLSGDLNCPTCALIRGALVGVVGGGIYPILLALPVNAGLAARYNSAPMPEKGNIIRFWMNLSKPVVKKMSFVLVLQCVFGTFLSSKHFEIYLKMLKMPDSDSEQLNG